A genomic window from Sanguibacter antarcticus includes:
- the rapZ gene encoding RNase adapter RapZ: MSQEPAPMTVPQGIPEVEAATPAPEPGSSEVLIITGMSGAGRSRAAMVLEDLDWYVVDNLPPKMLVPLVDMMTRAGSAITRVGAVVDVRGREFFNDLNDVLARFRKRGIEYRILFLDASDEVLVRRFEQVRRPHPLQGDGRILDGIGVERQLLRTIRERSDIVVDTSELNVHDLAREVRQGVAEGNHETLRINVVSFGFKYGIPLDADHVVDMRFLTNPYWITELRHLTGRDEPVRDFVLARPGAKEFIDRYVYALEPVFAGYLNEEKRYVTIAIGCTGGKHRSVAVSEEIARKLRENGHRVAVTARDLGKE; encoded by the coding sequence ATGAGCCAGGAACCAGCACCCATGACCGTCCCTCAGGGGATCCCCGAGGTCGAGGCGGCGACTCCCGCGCCCGAGCCGGGCTCGAGCGAGGTCCTCATCATCACCGGGATGTCCGGAGCCGGGAGGTCTCGGGCGGCGATGGTCCTCGAGGACCTCGACTGGTACGTGGTGGACAACCTGCCACCCAAGATGCTCGTCCCGCTGGTGGACATGATGACGCGGGCGGGCTCCGCGATCACCCGTGTCGGTGCTGTGGTGGACGTCCGTGGACGTGAGTTCTTCAACGACCTCAACGACGTCCTCGCCCGGTTCCGCAAGCGGGGGATCGAGTATCGGATCCTCTTCCTCGACGCCTCCGACGAGGTCCTCGTCAGGCGGTTCGAGCAGGTCCGTCGACCGCACCCGCTCCAGGGCGACGGTCGCATCCTCGACGGCATCGGCGTGGAGCGCCAGCTCTTGCGGACGATCCGCGAGCGGTCGGACATCGTCGTGGACACGTCCGAGCTGAACGTCCACGACCTCGCGCGCGAGGTCCGGCAGGGGGTCGCCGAGGGCAACCATGAGACTCTCCGGATCAACGTGGTCTCGTTCGGCTTCAAGTACGGCATCCCGCTCGACGCGGACCACGTCGTGGACATGCGCTTCCTGACGAACCCCTACTGGATCACCGAGCTGCGTCACCTCACAGGCCGAGACGAGCCCGTCCGTGACTTCGTGCTCGCACGGCCGGGAGCGAAGGAGTTCATCGATCGGTACGTCTATGCGCTCGAGCCCGTGTTCGCCGGGTATCTCAACGAGGAGAAGCGCTACGTGACGATCGCCATCGGGTGCACGGGTGGCAAGCACCGGTCCGTCGCGGTGAGCGAGGAGATCGCTCGCAAGCTCCGTGAGAACGGGCACAGGGTCGCCGTCACGGCACGCGACCTCGGCAAGGAGTGA
- a CDS encoding glycoside hydrolase family 15 protein, translating into MNTAPPDALARATPNPEHTTTIPSVDDGTTPIAEYAVLGDGQSCALVSRRGSVDWLCLPHFDSPASFAALLGTPEHGRWLLTVPDAHTVERRYVGDSFVLETTYTSASGVARIIDAMPVCDGRADLVRRVEVLSGTVTIEHEWIVRFGYGALVPWVHRVDGTGDTGGSPGIRAIAGPDSMLLRGDRLPVASDHRHRDVFSASAGEVISLSCTWSASWTPPPAHLSIADRITETVRWWEDWSGHCGYNGRYRDALVRSLLVLRLLTSSTTGGIVAAATTSLPEDFGGGRNWDYRFCWLRDAAMTLEALIESGYRTESASWQNWLLRAVAGSPEDLQIMYSVDGSRDLPERELDHLPGYAGSRPVRIGNGAVHQVQNDVLGEVMSALEMTREAGMPHDHDSWALQRVLVDDLITHWDTPDRGIWEVRGPERDFVHSRVMSWAALDRAVRAVEIHGHDGPVERWRAVKDTIRDQVLDRGWDPDLGTFVQYYGATHTDAALLQMAQVGFIDPTDERFVSTVRTIQQALSDDSGFVRRYSTTDSDDGLEGHEAPFLVCTFWLVDALARMGEIEEATTLMDTAVASANDVGLMAEQYDTHHERMAGNFPQAFSHLGLVRAVHSIDRAVRSRAASAASAAAQENR; encoded by the coding sequence ATGAACACGGCCCCACCCGACGCCCTCGCTCGGGCGACCCCCAACCCCGAGCACACCACCACGATCCCCTCAGTCGACGACGGAACCACACCGATCGCCGAGTACGCCGTGCTCGGCGACGGTCAGTCGTGCGCCCTCGTCAGCCGCCGAGGCTCCGTCGACTGGCTGTGCCTCCCGCACTTCGACTCTCCCGCGAGCTTCGCCGCGCTGCTGGGCACGCCCGAGCACGGCCGGTGGCTGCTCACGGTCCCCGACGCGCACACGGTCGAGCGCCGGTACGTCGGTGACTCGTTCGTCCTCGAGACGACGTACACGAGCGCGAGCGGGGTGGCGCGGATCATCGACGCGATGCCCGTCTGCGACGGGCGAGCCGACCTCGTCCGACGCGTCGAGGTGCTCTCCGGGACCGTGACGATCGAGCACGAGTGGATCGTCCGCTTCGGATACGGCGCCCTCGTCCCGTGGGTGCACCGCGTCGACGGCACCGGCGACACCGGCGGCAGCCCCGGGATCCGTGCGATCGCTGGTCCGGACTCGATGCTCCTGCGCGGCGACCGCCTCCCGGTCGCGAGCGACCACCGGCACCGGGACGTGTTCTCCGCCTCTGCCGGCGAGGTCATCTCGTTGTCGTGCACCTGGAGCGCCTCGTGGACGCCGCCACCCGCGCACCTCTCGATCGCGGACCGGATCACCGAGACCGTCCGCTGGTGGGAAGACTGGTCCGGACACTGCGGATACAACGGTCGTTACCGCGACGCCCTCGTGCGCTCGCTCCTCGTCCTGCGCCTGCTCACGAGCTCGACGACCGGCGGGATCGTCGCCGCCGCGACGACGTCCCTGCCCGAGGACTTCGGTGGAGGACGCAACTGGGACTACCGGTTCTGCTGGTTGCGTGACGCAGCCATGACGCTCGAGGCCCTCATCGAGTCGGGCTACCGCACCGAGAGCGCCTCCTGGCAGAACTGGCTCTTGCGCGCCGTCGCAGGCAGCCCGGAAGACCTCCAGATCATGTACAGCGTCGACGGCAGCCGCGACCTGCCGGAGCGCGAGCTCGACCACCTGCCCGGGTATGCCGGCTCCCGGCCCGTCCGGATCGGCAACGGTGCGGTCCACCAGGTGCAGAACGACGTGCTCGGCGAAGTCATGAGCGCCCTCGAGATGACCCGCGAAGCAGGGATGCCCCACGATCACGACAGCTGGGCGCTCCAACGGGTGCTCGTCGACGACCTCATCACGCACTGGGACACACCCGACCGCGGCATCTGGGAGGTCCGAGGACCTGAACGAGACTTCGTCCACTCGCGCGTCATGAGCTGGGCGGCGCTCGACCGCGCCGTGCGCGCCGTCGAGATCCACGGGCACGACGGCCCGGTCGAGCGCTGGCGCGCCGTCAAGGACACGATCCGCGACCAGGTGCTCGACCGAGGATGGGACCCCGACCTCGGCACCTTCGTGCAGTACTACGGCGCCACGCACACCGACGCTGCACTCCTCCAGATGGCCCAGGTCGGTTTCATCGACCCGACCGACGAACGCTTCGTCAGCACCGTGCGCACGATCCAGCAGGCCCTCTCCGACGACAGCGGCTTCGTCCGCCGCTACTCGACCACCGACTCCGACGACGGCCTGGAAGGGCACGAGGCCCCGTTCCTCGTGTGCACGTTCTGGCTCGTCGACGCACTCGCCCGGATGGGTGAGATCGAGGAGGCGACCACCCTCATGGACACCGCCGTGGCCTCCGCCAACGACGTCGGCCTCATGGCCGAGCAGTACGACACCCACCACGAGCGCATGGCCGGAAACTTCCCCCAGGCGTTCTCGCACCTCGGTCTGGTCCGAGCCGTCCACAGCATCGATCGTGCCGTGCGCTCGCGCGCCGCATCCGCCGCATCCGCCGCAGCACAGGAGAACCGATGA
- the whiA gene encoding DNA-binding protein WhiA: MALTAQVKDELARLKIDKTSYRKAEVSAMLRFAGGLHIISGRIVIEAELDTAIAARRLRQAIAEVYGHTSEIIVVSAGGIRRGSRYVIRVVKDGESLARQTGLLDSRGRPVRGLPPQVVSAGTGEAEAAWRGAFLAHGSLTEPGRSSALEVTCPGPEAALALVGAARRLGIAAKTREVRNVDRVVIRDGEAIGALLTRLGAKDAVVVWEERRLRREVRGTANRLANFDDANLRRSARAAVAAGARVERAFEILGPDLPDHLRQAGELRLAHKQSSLEELGQLADPPLTKDAVAGRIRRLLATADKRAEELGIPDTEAGLSPELLDL, encoded by the coding sequence ATGGCGCTGACCGCACAGGTGAAAGACGAGCTTGCCCGCTTGAAGATCGACAAGACGTCCTACCGCAAGGCTGAGGTGTCTGCGATGCTCCGGTTCGCCGGGGGTCTGCACATCATCTCGGGACGGATCGTCATCGAGGCTGAGCTCGACACGGCGATCGCGGCGCGGAGGCTGCGGCAGGCGATCGCGGAGGTCTATGGGCACACGTCCGAGATCATCGTCGTCTCCGCCGGAGGGATCCGGCGGGGGAGCCGCTATGTGATCCGGGTGGTTAAGGACGGTGAGTCCCTCGCCCGCCAGACGGGGCTCCTCGACAGCCGCGGCCGGCCGGTCCGTGGTCTCCCACCCCAGGTCGTCTCGGCCGGGACGGGCGAGGCCGAAGCCGCGTGGCGTGGCGCGTTCCTCGCCCACGGATCGCTCACAGAGCCTGGTCGTTCGTCTGCCCTCGAGGTCACGTGCCCTGGCCCCGAGGCGGCGCTCGCGCTCGTCGGCGCTGCCCGGAGGCTGGGCATCGCGGCCAAGACCCGCGAGGTCCGCAACGTCGACCGGGTCGTCATCCGTGACGGTGAGGCGATCGGCGCGCTCCTCACCCGGCTCGGCGCGAAGGACGCGGTCGTCGTCTGGGAGGAGCGACGGCTCCGTCGTGAGGTGCGGGGCACGGCCAACCGTCTTGCCAACTTCGACGACGCGAACCTGCGTCGCTCTGCGCGGGCTGCCGTCGCTGCCGGGGCGCGCGTGGAGCGCGCGTTCGAGATCCTCGGACCGGATCTCCCGGACCACCTGCGTCAGGCGGGCGAGCTGCGCCTCGCGCACAAGCAGTCGTCGCTCGAGGAGCTCGGCCAGCTTGCTGACCCGCCTCTGACGAAGGACGCCGTAGCGGGACGTATCCGGCGGTTGCTCGCGACCGCGGACAAGCGCGCAGAGGAGCTCGGCATCCCCGACACCGAGGCTGGACTGAGCCCTGAGCTGCTAGATCTCTAG
- the uvrC gene encoding excinuclease ABC subunit UvrC — protein sequence MADPATYRPAQGEIPTTPGVYRFRDEHSRVIYVGKAKNLRARLSSYFQDIAGLHQRTQTMVTTAASVEWTVVGTEVEALALEYSWIKEYDPRFNVKYRDDKSYPFLAVTMGESVPRAQVMRGAKRPGTRYYGPFAHAWAIRETLDLLLRVFPIRTCSAGVYKRAQQSGRPCLLGYIDKCSAPCVERITQEAHRALADDFCAFMAGDTGKFVRRLNDRMAMAAQNMEYELAARLRDDIRALERAMEKNAVVLQDATDADIFAMVGDELEAAVQVFHVRGGRIRGQRGWIVEKVEDVTDADLVEHLLQQVYGTADETSGGDVGAARDSGLVPREVLVPVLPAHPEQVAAWLTGLRGAKVDVRIPQRGDKRELAETVRKNAEHALALHRTRRAGDLTTRSQALRELQEALGLDTAPLRIECYDISTTQGTYQAASMVVFEDGLARKSEYRTFGVRGPDGDGARDDTAAMYEVITRRFKRYLSDLASSGDLVVETVSGEVGPETDDEKDARGRRFAYPPQLVVVDGGPPQVAAAAKALADLGIDDVALCGLAKRLEEVWVPDDPYPVILNRSSEGLYLLQRVRDEAHRFAISAHRKKRGKGMTVSVLDDVPGLGPARTTALLRHFGSLKRLRAATAEEIATVPGMGRKTAEAVVAALVLPEPEVAVAPFVAEPADR from the coding sequence ATGGCTGACCCAGCAACGTATCGCCCTGCTCAGGGAGAGATCCCGACCACCCCGGGCGTGTACCGGTTCCGGGACGAGCACAGCCGGGTCATCTACGTCGGCAAGGCGAAGAACCTGCGCGCCCGGCTCTCCAGCTACTTCCAGGACATCGCAGGCCTGCACCAGCGGACCCAGACGATGGTGACCACCGCCGCGTCCGTCGAGTGGACCGTCGTCGGCACCGAGGTCGAGGCGCTCGCCCTCGAGTACTCGTGGATCAAGGAGTACGACCCACGGTTCAACGTCAAGTACCGCGACGACAAGTCATACCCCTTCCTCGCCGTGACGATGGGGGAGAGCGTGCCACGCGCCCAGGTCATGCGCGGAGCCAAGCGGCCCGGGACGCGGTACTACGGACCCTTCGCGCACGCATGGGCGATCCGCGAGACGCTCGACCTGCTCTTGCGCGTTTTTCCGATCCGCACCTGCTCCGCAGGCGTCTACAAGCGTGCCCAGCAGTCGGGGCGCCCCTGCCTGCTCGGGTACATCGACAAGTGCTCGGCACCGTGCGTCGAACGGATCACCCAGGAGGCGCACCGCGCGCTCGCGGACGACTTCTGCGCGTTCATGGCCGGTGACACCGGCAAGTTCGTCCGCCGCCTCAACGACCGCATGGCGATGGCCGCGCAGAACATGGAGTACGAGCTCGCGGCGCGCTTGCGTGACGACATCCGTGCGCTCGAGCGTGCCATGGAGAAGAACGCTGTCGTCCTGCAGGACGCCACGGACGCTGACATCTTCGCGATGGTCGGCGACGAGCTCGAGGCGGCCGTCCAGGTCTTCCACGTCCGTGGCGGCCGCATCCGGGGGCAACGGGGCTGGATCGTCGAGAAGGTCGAAGACGTCACGGACGCCGACCTCGTCGAGCACCTGCTCCAGCAGGTCTACGGCACGGCCGACGAGACGTCGGGCGGCGACGTCGGGGCGGCGAGGGACAGCGGGCTCGTCCCGCGAGAGGTGCTCGTCCCCGTGCTCCCTGCGCACCCAGAGCAGGTCGCGGCATGGCTCACCGGCCTGCGCGGCGCGAAGGTCGACGTGCGGATCCCTCAGCGGGGCGACAAGCGCGAGCTGGCAGAGACTGTCCGCAAGAACGCAGAGCACGCGCTCGCGCTGCACCGCACACGCCGGGCCGGCGACCTCACGACGCGCAGCCAGGCGTTGCGCGAGCTCCAGGAGGCGCTCGGGCTGGACACGGCACCGCTGCGCATCGAGTGCTACGACATCTCCACGACGCAGGGCACCTACCAGGCCGCGTCGATGGTCGTCTTCGAGGACGGGCTGGCGCGCAAGAGCGAGTACCGCACGTTCGGCGTGCGAGGTCCGGACGGGGACGGGGCGCGCGACGACACCGCGGCCATGTACGAGGTGATCACGCGGCGGTTCAAGCGCTACCTCAGCGACCTCGCGTCCTCGGGCGACCTCGTGGTCGAGACCGTCAGCGGCGAGGTCGGGCCAGAGACCGACGACGAGAAGGACGCGCGCGGTCGACGGTTTGCCTACCCCCCGCAGCTCGTCGTCGTCGATGGTGGTCCGCCGCAGGTCGCTGCGGCCGCCAAGGCTCTGGCAGACCTGGGGATCGACGACGTCGCGCTGTGCGGGCTCGCCAAGCGGCTCGAGGAGGTCTGGGTGCCCGACGACCCGTACCCCGTCATCCTCAACCGGTCCTCCGAGGGGCTCTACCTGCTCCAGCGGGTGAGGGACGAGGCGCACAGGTTCGCGATCAGCGCGCACCGCAAGAAGCGCGGCAAGGGGATGACGGTCTCTGTGCTCGACGACGTCCCCGGTCTCGGACCCGCGCGGACCACAGCGCTCTTGCGGCACTTCGGGTCGCTCAAGCGTCTGCGTGCCGCGACGGCGGAGGAGATCGCCACGGTTCCGGGGATGGGGCGCAAGACTGCCGAGGCGGTCGTCGCCGCCCTGGTGCTGCCAGAGCCTGAAGTCGCGGTCGCGCCGTTCGTGGCGGAACCTGCCGACCGCTGA
- a CDS encoding gluconeogenesis factor YvcK family protein, giving the protein MSVYPIGSPAVVALGGGHGLSASLSALRLMTDRLTAIVTVADDGGSSGRLREELGVLPPGDLRMALSALCDDSEWGRTWRDLLQHRFTSAGDLNQHAVGNLLIVALWELLDDSVKGLDWVGKLLGARGRVLPMASVPLSLEAEVAIGGEVVTVVGQSQVASTAGRVENIRLSPANPPACPEAVDAIMAADWIVLGPGSWFSSVMPHLLVPDLAKALHETKGRRCLTLNLSSETDETLGMTTIEHLRALYRHAPDLRIDAVVADPSAVEDPDLLVKEVDHIGAVLLMRQVGRGDGTPIHDPLRLAAAYRDVFDDFLGDVGTISR; this is encoded by the coding sequence ATGTCCGTGTACCCGATAGGCAGCCCGGCCGTCGTCGCTCTCGGAGGAGGGCACGGGCTCTCTGCGAGCCTCTCGGCGCTGCGGCTCATGACGGACCGTCTCACGGCGATCGTCACCGTCGCGGACGACGGGGGATCGTCCGGCCGGCTGCGCGAGGAGCTGGGCGTCTTGCCTCCCGGCGACCTGCGGATGGCACTCTCAGCGCTGTGCGACGACTCCGAGTGGGGGCGCACGTGGCGTGACCTGCTGCAGCACCGCTTCACGTCGGCCGGGGACCTCAACCAGCACGCGGTCGGCAACCTCCTCATCGTCGCGCTGTGGGAGCTCCTCGACGACTCGGTCAAGGGTCTCGACTGGGTAGGCAAGCTCCTCGGTGCCCGGGGAAGGGTGCTGCCGATGGCGTCCGTCCCGCTGTCGCTCGAGGCCGAGGTGGCGATCGGGGGAGAGGTCGTCACGGTGGTCGGTCAGTCGCAGGTGGCCTCCACCGCGGGCCGCGTCGAGAACATCCGGCTGTCTCCGGCGAACCCACCAGCATGCCCGGAGGCGGTGGACGCGATCATGGCGGCCGACTGGATCGTGCTGGGCCCCGGCTCGTGGTTCTCCTCGGTGATGCCGCACCTCTTGGTGCCCGACCTGGCGAAGGCGCTCCACGAGACCAAGGGGCGACGCTGCCTGACCCTCAACCTGTCGAGCGAGACGGACGAGACGCTCGGGATGACGACGATCGAGCACCTCCGAGCGCTCTACCGTCACGCACCCGACCTTCGGATCGACGCGGTCGTCGCGGACCCGTCCGCGGTCGAGGATCCGGACCTGCTCGTGAAGGAGGTCGACCACATCGGAGCGGTGCTCCTCATGCGCCAGGTCGGTCGGGGCGACGGGACCCCGATCCACGACCCGCTGCGGCTGGCTGCAGCCTACCGAGACGTGTTCGACGACTTCCTCGGGGACGTCGGCACGATTTCGCGCTGA
- a CDS encoding OsmC family protein, with translation MGAFHAYSAAITWTGAGETGTSSYTAYSREHTVLVEGKADILGSADPAFRGDSSRHNPEELFVASLAQCHMLWFLHMAAQAGVVVTEYTDHAVGTMRVEAAGAGQFTEVELRPRVVLAEGTAGDPETLVAGLHARAHDHCFIARSVNFPVRISPIVAAHAPVA, from the coding sequence ATGGGAGCCTTTCACGCATACTCAGCAGCGATCACCTGGACCGGGGCCGGCGAGACGGGTACGTCGAGCTACACGGCCTACTCGCGCGAGCACACGGTCCTCGTCGAGGGGAAGGCTGACATCCTCGGGAGCGCCGACCCTGCCTTTCGCGGGGACAGCTCACGGCACAACCCCGAAGAGCTGTTCGTCGCGTCGCTCGCGCAGTGCCACATGCTGTGGTTCCTCCACATGGCGGCGCAGGCCGGTGTCGTCGTCACGGAGTACACCGACCACGCAGTCGGGACGATGCGCGTCGAGGCCGCTGGTGCGGGGCAGTTCACGGAGGTCGAGCTACGCCCCCGTGTGGTCCTCGCCGAGGGCACCGCGGGTGACCCGGAGACGCTCGTCGCCGGCCTCCACGCCCGGGCGCACGACCACTGTTTCATCGCCCGGTCGGTGAACTTTCCGGTACGGATCAGCCCGATCGTCGCCGCGCACGCACCGGTGGCCTAG
- the uvrA gene encoding excinuclease ABC subunit UvrA, whose protein sequence is MSERLVVQGAREHNLRNVDLDLPRDKLIVFTGLSGSGKSSLAFDTIFAEGQRRYVESLSAYARQFLGQMDKPDVDFIEGLSPAVSIDQKSTNRNPRSTVGTITEVYDYLRLLFARAGTQHCPQCGERVTAQTPQQIVDRLLELPEGTRYQVLAPVVRGRKGEYTDLFKELQAKGFSRARVDGEVVQLTEPPTLEKKLKHTIEVVIDRLVAREGVQRRLTDSVETALGLAGGLVIVEMVDAPADDPERERKFSEHRACPNDHVLSLDEIEPRTFSFNAPYGACPECSGIGVRLEVDPDLIVPDEDKTLAEGAIAPWNQGSSEYFARVLGALAKDLEFSMDTPWRALPERARNAVLYGQDHEVQVKYKNRWGRERQYSTGFEGAITFLHRRHAETESDWSKEKYEAYMREVPCPVCDGTRLKPEVLAVLVGGRSIAEVCALPLRECRDFLDQLELGVRERAIATQVLKEIQDRLGFLLDVGLDYLSLMRPAGTLSGGEAQRIRLATQIGSGLVGVLYVLDEPSIGLHQRDNRRLIDTLTRLRDLGNTLIVVEHDEDTIRAADWVVDIGPGAGEHGGRVVHSGDYAGLLTAPESVTGAYLAGRRSIPMPLERRATDPSRAVKVVGAREHNLDGIDVSFPLGVLTAVTGVSGSGKSTLVNSILYTVLANELNGARQVAGRHKRVLGLEHLDKVVHVDQGPIGRTPRSNPATYTGVWDHVRRLFAETTEAKVRGYLPGRFSFNVKGGRCEACSGDGTIKIEMNFLPDVYVPCEVCHGARYNRETLEVHFKGKTVADVLDMPIEEASEFFSAVPGISRHLKTLVDVGLGYVRLGQSAPTLSGGEAQRVKLASELQKRSTGRTIYVLDEPTTGLHFEDIRKLLAVLQSLVDKGNSVLVIEHNLDVIKNADWVIDMGPEGGSGGGLVVAEGTPEHVANVPASHTGRFLAETLKAHPPARVAALVKSPAAPAKAVAKKKTSRSRAQLAT, encoded by the coding sequence GTGAGTGAACGCCTCGTCGTCCAAGGTGCCCGTGAGCACAACCTCCGCAACGTCGACCTCGACCTTCCGAGGGACAAGCTGATCGTCTTCACCGGTCTCTCCGGTTCAGGCAAGTCCTCCTTGGCCTTCGACACCATCTTCGCTGAAGGGCAGCGGCGTTACGTGGAGTCGCTCTCCGCCTACGCGCGGCAGTTCCTCGGGCAGATGGACAAGCCTGACGTCGACTTCATCGAAGGCCTGTCGCCGGCGGTGTCGATCGACCAGAAGTCGACGAACCGCAACCCGCGCTCGACCGTCGGCACCATCACCGAGGTGTACGACTACCTCCGCCTGCTCTTCGCGCGCGCCGGGACGCAGCATTGCCCTCAGTGCGGCGAGCGAGTGACGGCCCAGACGCCCCAGCAGATCGTCGATCGTCTCCTCGAGCTCCCGGAAGGCACCCGGTACCAGGTCCTTGCACCGGTGGTGCGCGGACGCAAGGGCGAGTACACGGACCTCTTCAAGGAGCTCCAGGCCAAGGGGTTCTCCCGCGCACGGGTCGACGGCGAGGTCGTCCAGCTCACCGAGCCGCCGACGCTCGAGAAGAAGCTCAAGCACACGATCGAGGTCGTCATCGACCGGCTCGTCGCGCGCGAGGGCGTGCAGCGGCGGCTCACCGACTCTGTCGAGACAGCCCTCGGGCTCGCCGGGGGTCTCGTGATCGTCGAGATGGTCGACGCGCCGGCAGACGACCCGGAGCGGGAGCGCAAGTTCTCCGAGCACCGCGCCTGCCCGAACGACCACGTGCTCAGCCTCGACGAGATCGAGCCACGGACGTTCTCCTTCAACGCCCCGTACGGTGCGTGCCCCGAGTGCTCAGGCATCGGGGTTCGTCTCGAGGTCGATCCAGACCTCATCGTCCCGGACGAGGACAAGACCCTCGCCGAGGGCGCGATCGCTCCCTGGAACCAGGGGTCCTCCGAGTACTTCGCACGCGTGCTCGGCGCGCTCGCGAAGGATCTCGAGTTCTCGATGGACACGCCGTGGCGCGCTCTGCCCGAGCGCGCGCGGAACGCGGTGCTGTACGGACAGGACCATGAGGTCCAGGTGAAGTACAAGAACCGCTGGGGCCGCGAGCGTCAGTACTCGACCGGGTTCGAGGGGGCCATCACGTTCCTGCACCGCAGGCACGCCGAGACCGAGTCAGACTGGTCGAAGGAGAAGTACGAGGCCTACATGCGTGAGGTCCCGTGCCCGGTCTGCGACGGCACCCGGCTCAAGCCGGAGGTCCTCGCCGTCCTCGTCGGCGGACGCTCGATCGCCGAGGTGTGCGCGCTGCCGCTGCGCGAGTGCCGTGACTTCCTCGACCAGCTCGAGCTCGGTGTCCGGGAGCGGGCGATCGCGACGCAGGTGCTCAAGGAGATCCAGGACCGTCTCGGCTTCTTGCTCGACGTCGGTCTCGACTACCTCTCGCTCATGCGTCCTGCCGGAACTCTCTCCGGAGGCGAGGCGCAGCGCATCCGCCTCGCGACGCAGATCGGATCTGGTCTCGTAGGAGTGCTGTACGTCCTCGACGAGCCCAGCATCGGCCTGCACCAGAGAGACAACCGTCGGCTCATCGACACGCTCACCCGGCTCCGCGACCTCGGGAACACGCTCATCGTCGTCGAGCACGACGAGGACACCATCCGGGCAGCCGACTGGGTGGTCGACATCGGCCCGGGTGCGGGCGAGCACGGTGGCCGCGTGGTTCACTCTGGAGACTATGCGGGGCTCCTCACGGCTCCCGAGTCGGTGACCGGGGCGTACCTCGCTGGACGACGCTCGATCCCCATGCCTCTCGAGCGTCGGGCGACCGACCCGAGCCGTGCGGTCAAGGTCGTCGGTGCGCGAGAGCACAACCTCGACGGCATCGACGTGTCCTTCCCGCTGGGTGTGCTCACAGCGGTCACCGGTGTGTCCGGCTCGGGGAAGTCGACGCTGGTCAACTCGATCCTCTATACGGTCTTGGCGAACGAGCTCAACGGAGCACGCCAGGTGGCCGGACGGCACAAGCGCGTCCTCGGCCTCGAGCACCTCGACAAGGTGGTGCACGTCGACCAGGGCCCGATCGGGCGGACCCCGCGCTCGAACCCGGCGACCTACACCGGAGTGTGGGACCACGTGCGTCGGCTCTTCGCCGAGACCACCGAAGCGAAGGTCCGCGGATACCTCCCCGGGCGGTTCTCGTTCAACGTCAAGGGCGGCCGCTGCGAGGCGTGCTCCGGCGACGGCACGATCAAGATCGAGATGAACTTCCTCCCGGACGTCTACGTCCCGTGCGAGGTGTGCCACGGCGCTCGCTACAACCGAGAGACGCTCGAGGTCCACTTCAAGGGCAAGACCGTCGCGGACGTCCTCGACATGCCGATCGAGGAGGCCTCGGAGTTCTTCTCCGCGGTGCCGGGGATCTCACGGCACCTCAAGACGCTCGTCGACGTGGGGCTCGGCTACGTCCGCCTCGGTCAGTCCGCCCCCACGCTCTCAGGAGGCGAGGCGCAGCGCGTCAAGCTGGCCAGCGAGCTGCAGAAGCGCTCGACCGGTCGAACGATCTACGTGCTCGACGAGCCGACGACAGGCCTGCACTTCGAAGACATCCGCAAGCTCTTGGCAGTTCTGCAGTCTCTTGTCGACAAGGGCAACTCGGTGCTCGTCATCGAGCACAACCTCGATGTCATCAAGAATGCTGACTGGGTCATCGACATGGGACCGGAGGGTGGTTCTGGAGGTGGGCTCGTCGTCGCCGAGGGCACGCCCGAGCACGTCGCCAACGTCCCCGCCAGCCACACCGGCAGGTTCCTCGCGGAGACGCTCAAGGCGCACCCCCCGGCACGCGTCGCCGCGCTCGTGAAGAGCCCTGCTGCGCCAGCCAAGGCCGTGGCGAAGAAGAAGACGTCGCGCTCGCGGGCACAGCTCGCGACGTAG